One Hippopotamus amphibius kiboko isolate mHipAmp2 chromosome 12, mHipAmp2.hap2, whole genome shotgun sequence genomic window, atctgtgtgcagGGTCTTTGAAGAGAGCATGCAAAGTGCAAACTGTATAAGCTAGATGTTCTAGGGGCTGTGTTCTGTGGATGAGGGTAGTGGGGATTGtatgggggttttttgtttgttttgtttcaagatAGTAAGAAAGCTGAGTGATGAAGGGAGCCCTAGTGGAAAGGGCTAAGTTGTGGGAGTTGAGGTATAAAGCCTTCCCCAGTATCACTGAGATCAAGACAATTGtcgatatatatgtatgtctagATTTGAATCTCTGAGCCACAGATTCTTTTTGCCTAAGTGGAGAAAGAAGCAGACATCCTCAGTGAGCTAAGCTGTTGCTTGTTGATTTCAGGCAAGGTACATATAGGAGCTTTGTGCTGAGTGAGTTTTTTGGTCTTGTTTCAAGTGCTGGGAAATCACGGCAGGAGTCACAGTGTTTGCAGGTTGTCGTCATCACCCTTGTTTGACCTTGATTGCCTCATCAAGGGGGCAGAGTTATTCTTGTGGATCTCATTCCCCTAAACAGAACTTTAGGGGAAATGGCTGTGGCTTAGCTACTCGGCTGATGCAGGATAATGAGTTTTTGGTTGGTTTTCCTCCCAATTCTGGGAAGGTGTCTGCACTAAGACTCCAGAACTTGCATAAGTATTCTAGCATCCATTAGTTGATGAGTTGGTCATTGTTTCTCTTTATTGGTGATGTGTTAATACCAAtcgtatcatttaaaaattaccttatATGTAAGATcagtttggggggagggagggagaaaagcaaagaagatGGAAGTgggatattttctctttaatgctTAGATTCTGGTTTTTCCTTAACATACTTATTTCTTAACCACAGTTGGTGGAATTAACGAGAGAGGCAAGAGGAAGTGAGCTACAGCAATCTAGTTTAATGACTGTTCCATTTGCTTGGGGAAAACTGGGTGAATCATAGCTCCTCAGAGTCCTGGGTCCAAATGGAGCCAAAAATAGGGTCATTTTGCTGACCGGGCTTAGAGTGTATATGACTTGAGCAACTCAGCCCCCAGCTCCCTTCTGCTCAGAACAGCCTTCCCTCTTTGCCTAGAATGCACCTCTCTTGCTTATTTTCCTATGAATAGAGTAAAACAGCCAGCCTTTTGTAAGGCATCCTTGTCCCAGGTCCTCAGAGACAGAAGCATTTTAGGAGCAGTATTAGGAGATGCCCCAGGGCATAGGAAAATATTGGCTTCCATTAGTAAAACTGGACTATAACATTTCTTTTACCCTCCCACTATGCCTCATTCATTAATACAATCAGCTCTATGTGAGCAATGGTTCAGAGCCTGTTTTGGATCACAAACCCTTTTGAGAATCTGATTAAAAACGAAACtgacttttgagaaaaaaagtcaTTAGCAATTCACTcagttttgcatatacatttagCAGGTTCAGAGCCCATCCATGGAATCACTAAATGGGAGTCAAAGAAGGGGTGTTACCTTGACCCAATATggtcattatacatttgtgtcAAGAATTACAAGGCCAGGATCACTAAACATTTTAAGGACTAATATACCAGAGGCAGTCGGATATAAGAAGAGAGTCTAGTCTTTAATGACTTGAAGGGTATTGCTTACATTCTACTctacgttttttaaaaaaatgtatatgacaTGCTGACAAATCCAGCTCCTCACTAACCGTGTTTTAAAGACTTGTATGAGGTGACTCTCCATACCATCAGATCAGACTTCTTAATAACCAGATGTTAACCTCCAGCCTCTGATCTGTTTTAGTAATTGTAAGGAGAGAAAGTGAAGCCCCCAATGGAAAGGCATCATGGAGTCTAAGGGCCTTCTGCAGAAGGGGCATCCTTTTAGGTCATTTCTACTGTACCACTGTCTTCTCTACCTCCGTCCAATACCACTTCCCTTGGacgaaaaataaaataagcaacagCCATCAGCTGGGTGAAGAGATCTGAGTGATTTTTCCCACAGGGAAAACTCCCATCTTCCTCCCAACTCCCTCGGCCACGTCTACCCTATCCTATcccctttaaataaaaaaaatgtctctCTGGGCAAAATGTAAAATAGGGAAGTCCATCTTTAGGAATCTGTCACCTTTTTTCCTCTGTGTGGTGCCTCTACCCTATTCAGAGCGCAAGTATCCTTGCCTTTCCACCCCATCTGAGTATCTCTGCAAAGAATCCCTTACAATGGAGATTATAACCAAAGGGTTAGCTTTCCCAGAGCTATCTGCATTTTCAGCTGCAGCTCTGATAGTGGAAGTGGAAGAAGGAAAAGCTTTTCCCTTGTTAAAGTGATGTTATGCCTTCAGGGAGCAAACGGGTGATAATTTGGGACAAAAATCTTTCCCTTTCCAGCACTCCTACAATCAAACCACTGTTTCCTGTTTCCATCAAGGGCAAGGTGAGCCCTGACTCAGAACCAGAGGTTCCAGAAGACAGGTTCTTTCCATCTCTATTCAGTTGAGTGCACTGGATGGGGGTGAGTGGGGCTGGGCAACAACGGAAAAGTGAAATCTCTTCCCTTAGACCCCCTAAAGATCCCAAGATGGCAAAATTTACTTCTCTTCCTTGGAATACTGTACTAGGCCACGGGTCTCAAAATGCAGTctttggaccagcagcatcaacatcacccAGAACTTgtctcagaaatgcaaattctcaccCCACAcaaactgaatcagaaactttgggGATGAAACCCAGCAATCAGTCTTTTAACATGCCCTCCAGGATATCTGATGTAGGCTCAagtgtgagaaccactggctAGGAGATTCAAATTCCATTTTAATCAGTGGTTCCTCACCCTCTTCCAACAGAGATGGAATCTCTGATTTATCTTCTATTCTCAGATTTATCTTCTGCAAACTCCTAGGCTAGTTGGTCCTAGATTCAGTTCCTCTTGAGTCCCAAGGTATTCCCTCACCCTTAAGTCAGTGAAAGCACTCAGTTAGTCACCAATTTCAGAAACTATGGCAGGATAACTGCCAAGCTGTTGTAATTGGTTGGAGCTGGAGCTTCTAAAATGGGTACTGAGGTTTCATGGGTCTAGAAATctgaaaagacaaaaaggaacAGACAGCTCAAAGAAGGTAAATCCAAcggaaaatggaaaaatggacaTCCAAAGAAATGGTCCTTCTTTGTTAGTTATCTGGCCCCTTTTCAGGCCTAATAAGTTGCCTTGGAGGCAGGCAGGGTGGGCATTCAGCACAGCAGTAGAGAGTAAGGCCACCTGTCCCAAGCCCTTAAGGACCCAAGTATTCTTACCTTACAGTTGCATTGGAGACCAATAAGGTGCAACAGATTTCTAACCATGATTTGGCCAACCCTGTGGGAAAGGGCAGCAGTATTAGAGAGCCCCCAGGACATAAGAGGAAACCAGGCTCATTTagtaagatttgaacccagactctGTTTACTAGGTAGAGGTTGTAACCAATTAAGCCATGGTGTCTATGTCAAAAATGAATTCTCCTGCTTTGAAGATTCTGTCCAGTTCAGGCTACAGGAAAGGATCTGTCATGCAGACCTCCTGCACCACCTCTCCTACATACCCATTAGGACAGCTGTAAACCTGCCACCTCTGTGGGACTCTGCAAGGTCAAAAGGTTAACATGAACCCAGGACTCTTTGGGGGAGGTGATCAGCCCCTCTCTCCTAAGGCAGAGAAGCTTGGCTACAGCTTTCTTCAACTCCAGGCCTCaggctctcctctcctttcctgtcACTGCCTCCATTTGCCCAATAAGCAGAGCTCTTCCTCCACTCCTCATTCGCACTTCTCTTTTTCAGTTGGTCtggtttggtttctgttttgttttgcctggGGAATGCCACAACTTTCCAATGGTATTTGTTCTCCCTAATTTCTATCCTTCTTCCATTGTAAGTTTCTCTCTTCAAGTTTCTAGCCAGTTCCATTCCATCATGAGCCTACTTGCTACCTGTCCCTCTGCCTATTGTCCAGTTTCTTTTCTATCATCTTCAAGCCTACTAAGCAGGGTCCATTCCTCATACTTCCCACTTTCTTCCGTTAGATTCTTGGCTTGGCTGTAGCAGCTCAGCTGCCATCTATCCACTCTACCTCTCCCTCTCACACATACCTCCCCACATCCGGACTTGGCCCAGGTTGCCTGTACTGACAAATACAGGCCCTTTACTCCCTCCCTACAGGCCGTTTACTTCCCTTGATGCAGTTTCCAAATTTCCTGTCTCTTTTGGCTCCTGAGAATCAGTTTCAATTCTACAAGCCATTTTTTGCGTGCCTACGACTTGCCAGGCACTGGCTGTCCTAGGCCTGGGAGATGGAGTATGGCCATGATCCCTGTACTTAGCATGTTCCTCAGCCAACCCCGCCACTGCCACCACTTTCCCGCCACACCTCAGGGCACTGTGCACCAAGGGACCCTCTTCCAGGCAGCTTTGGCGGTATATGCCAGCTTGCTATCCAGCCCAGCTGCCTAGTGTCTGCCAGATTTCTAGCTGTTGTCTGACTTGCGTCCCTCTGATGAACAGTGAACTTCCCATGGATTACCCAACCAGGGACCTTCATCTGTATCTTTAGAGATCTATAATACATTCTTTATGGTCCCTGTCAGTTGAATAAAGGACGTATTGTCTGTGTCACTGatttcctctctccatcctctcctctcctctcctcttccctccattCTCAGCTCTTCTCTCCTAAAAAAATGGCTGCAACAGAGTGGGGAACACCAGACAGCTCCAGGGGGAGTCACACAGCCATGTAGGAGCCCACCCACTGCCCCTCCCAAAACACACACCTCAAGATACCACAAGTTAggtctccccacttccctcctagTGTCTTAGCTCCCAGATGTCGCTCCCGTCAGCTGGGGATGCAACCCATTCTGGAGACTGGGGGAGCAGAGTGCTGAGTAGGCCAGGCCAAGGGTAAGGTTAGCGAGGTCCTAGTGCACGAATTTTAGGAGGCCCTCCACCTCAGGGTTGTTTCAGTGCCAACCCACTCTTGGGAGGTCCTTGGAGTGCTAAGGCTGAGTCTggagcctgaggtggtggtggtgactgaATTGACCCCCTAGGCAAATTCATAATTATTGGAAGTTTGAGGGGAGCCTGTGGAAACCTGCACAGATGGGGTTAGACAGGAACTGGGTCCACCAGATGCATTTACCTTTGAGGGGAAAGAGGATGGGCATTGGTAGAGGGTATCAAGAGGGCAGGGTAAGAAACAGTGTGGGAGAAAACATGGAAAGCTGGTCTGGGGGAAACCACCAGCCTGTGACCCACTGACATGGCCTCTCACCCATGGTGCTTGCCTGGGATAGGGAGAGAACAGCTTTGCAGGCATTAGGCGCAGTGCAAAGGCTTCACTCTTCTCCATGGGAGTTGCCTTCAAGAGCTCCAGTCCTACTGCTTAGGAGGTGATCTACCTCTGCAGCTTTCTTAACACCAGCCAGGCTGTTTTGCCACCTGCCTCATGCTTCATGTTTCCCTGTTTTCTTGCGTTTATTCTTACTTCCCCCCAGCCACTTGGAGTAAATCTTTTGACATTTCTGATCTTTCCCCTAACCAAAATAGTGAAGAGAGAAGGAACTGACACAAGGGGGAGGAAATTCATTGATGTGCCTGTTCTCTCAGCCAGCTCCAGTGGACTACTGAAATCCTGACTTCCTTCTTCTTACTCTCCTATCAATGTCTTTCCTAGCATTGACAGGACTCATGCCGGCACCACCTCAGTCTTCAGTTCCTCTCTTCCAAATCCTTTGGCTATTTTTAAGTCCTTTCCAGACACAGTGTCTCTCTGTTAATCCCCCAAATGACCCATCTTCCTGTCCTTGCTAGGCACTTAGGTTCTGGCTGGATCTGCAGCCCAACCAGATAGCCTTGTTGTGCTAGAGGTCctcagagaagaaggaagaacaggAGAAATCTATTGCTTTGAGGCcacttagaaatggaaatattttcatgttctgtaaacaccccaccccccacaatgTGTTGGAGAAACCTTCCCCTACAAGAAACCCCTAAATTATTAAAACACTCAAGTATATAAATGAATTCTAAATTTCTGACCTTTCCCTACATAAAAAAGATGTCTCATAGAGTTAATGACTAGATGGTGAGGCCCCACTCAACATCTATAACTATAGTGAAGAGAGCACTGGATTTGCAGTTAAAAGTCAATCTCTAAATTGTACATTTTCTAAACATGGTGaagtaaaatgagataatgcatgcaaAAGTATAAACcatcttataaatgaaaaagcTATAACTGACAATTTTGTGCAAATTTCTACCTTATTTTTGAACAAGTTACAATTTATGTGATTCTgaagacaaatacaaaaaaaaaaagatatggtaaaGAATCtcatttctatgttttcttaTCACCTTCCCCTCACAATGGAGAACCACTTAGATTTTTGTGTGTATCCTTCCAGAGTTTCTTTATACAACTGCAAAGAgatatattttccttcattttacacAAAAGGTAGTTTGGTTTACTCAATGTTTtgaatgtttttctcttaatCTACGTTGGGGAGCTTTCTCATAACAATACGTGGAGAATTTCCCCCTTTTATAGCTGTACGCTATTTCACTGTATGGAAGTTTCACAGTTGAATCAATCCCCTAGTGATATTTAGattactttgttgttgttgttactgcaACACTGCATTAAATACCTTGGACATAAGTCTTTTCACAAATGCATTAATATCTAAAAGGTAAATTCCTAAAAGTGATTACACTGGGTCAGAGGAcatttgcatttgtaattttgaaagCCAGATCTCTTCCAATGGGGTCATAGAGATTTATACTCCCACTAGCACTGTATGTGAGTGCCTGTTTCCCCACAACTTCACCAGTGGAGTAGGTTCTCAAGCATTTTGGATTGATTAAAGATGCtatcttattgttttaatgtgcatttccccTATGAGTAAAATTacacttttttcatatttttaaagacaatttgtatttgttttttcaacAACAACTGAATAGTTGATGCTAAAGGGCATTACAATTCTAAAGTCCAACAATTTTCTGATCATCATTGCACTAGGCAGTTGAgacaaaaggaaagcaaagaattgAGGTCATGGATGTTCTATTTGCTCTGACCAAAGTTAAATACCCAAATATATGAATGTGAGCACTGAAAAGTGGGGATTATGTTTTATCCATCTTTATTCCCAGCAAAGGGTTCAGAATCTTGCAGACAGTTATTAATGAACACTAGGGATGAGATGAGCTATCCTTGGGAATTTCTTACACAGAAGTACCCAGTTAGCATTATGATCTAGATAATCTGGACGGCCTACCTATGAATTAAGGTTATTTCCTACAGTTTGTCAGAGTACAGCCACCCTAAAGCTTatcaatgaaaaataatctgaaataacCATTGTTAGCTATTTAAGTTATATGTCTGGCACTTAATAAATTTGATAAGTttactgagtaaatgaatgaagtttatttaaatgaagaaatCATCATAATATAAACAGAAGCGTGAAGATTCTTaggaaatctagaaaacaaattGTTGCCAGTGTCCTTCCCATCCAAACTTAGGGGAAAAGGATTTCTAATTCTAGACCATCTTGTTTTTTAGGTAAAAACATCCTGGGTCTTAAAAGGGGCAATCATCTGGCTATCATAAGGGCATTTGATTAATTTTGTTCTACTTGTATTCAATAGACAGTTTCTCATTGCCTCTTTTCAGGTGACTATTTTCTGATTGTTTGCTTCACTTTGCCACTCACAGACAATTCAAATGCACAGTAAACCTAATTATAGCAGGGGGAGATTTCAAAGTTCAGACCATCTATAGATGACCTACGTTACAAGCATTTTGCTAttacactgtataagtttaaaatGGTTCTCATTTAAGGGTGTGAGAGAATATTAGCATCACTtaagtttatttgttttaaatacaaatcCTGTTCCCCCTTGTACAAGATACCAGAATTTCCTGGGAAAAGCTTGGACAGATATACTCTAAAAAAGCTCCCAGTTTATTCTAACACCTTCCTACCTCCCACCTTCACTCACCTCTTTTCAAGAATAAAAGGCACCTCCCAGGTGCTTTTCTTTTCCCTACTTCTCTGGCTTCAGTTGGAAACAGTCATTTCCCTGGATTGGCTACTCTGATGTTTACTTCCCTGGAAACCGTTTTTGTGTCCTGTCATGGCCTATGGCATGAGAACTACTCTCACACTGTGCTTATCCCCTGCTTTCAGAACCAAAAGAAATCACACATTTGCTCCAATTTGGTATACAGTACACAGTACAcgttttttaagaaaagcaaagacCTAGCCTTTCAGTATTTAGCCTTCCACATCTTCTTATATTTCTGATATGCATTCTGTATATCTTAATAGTTTCCTGAGAGCTAGTACTTTCCCAGTTGATCATTCCCTTAATGAATTTTGTCAAGCAAAGCATACACCATGATGTTTAAGTCTCTCTTATCATTTTACTAACACTTAAAATCACCTAAAATAATCGTCGTCCAATTCCGActtttttacagagaaggaaaccaagaCCATGAATGATTAAGTAAATAACTCAGCTAAGCCGGAGTGGAAGAACTTTGACTAGAACCCTGGTCTAATTAAGTACCGATCCAGTATAGTTTCCTGCTATAGTACATTATCACCCCATCACAAATTATTTATACTCATATTTAATTCTCAGTGATGCACCCACCATGTGCCAAGCCCTGTCCTAGATGCTTTCACAAACACTGTCATTTAACAGAGGATTAACATATAAGACGTATTTTCtaagttaaaataattatcaaatcaGGGCAAAAACTACAAACCCACTACAATCAATTTTGGGAGAAGGCATTTTTTCCTAAAAGGAATTTCAGGTAAGAACACTTTGGATCACTGAACCTAAAGGCTGTCTATTCTTCTCTTGCCCCAGTGATGCCCTTACTTCTCTCCTTACATGCCCTTCTTCCCAAAACTCAATTTGGATTTGCTAGGGTGTCTAACATTAATTCAACACTTACTCTAAACCCAGTTAAGTTGCTGGCTTTCTTctacctgttttcttttcttctgaaaggCATTTTCCTGGCTCCTAAAGCAGGAACACAATTCtaactcctttttctctctttaccaGACATGCTTCTGCTATAGGTCTCACCTCAACACCCACCCTTTCCCTTGAAGGTGtagcaaaaaggaaacagacacaaTGTGGTGGAAAGGTCTTGTAAATAGCTTTGTCCATTTCAATGAGTGTGGAGCTGTTCCCGCTGGAGCCTATGGGGAAAGGCATCTGTCCCTGGAGGAAGGGAAGCTGCTCCCATTCTATGGATTCCCGACTGCAGCCTGAGGACCTTCGGATTTAACGCAAGTCTTTGTGCGAGCAGCCCTTGTGTCATAGGTCTTTCCCTGCCCATTCGAAGGCCGGTCGGTTTTAACCGAGGTTGGCTTCTGGATGGTCCGTTTTACTGGTTTCTCCGAGTCCTGCTTCTTCTCTTCCCTGGGCTTCGAGCTTGGCCTCTTCTCGTCTCGGGTCCTGGGCCTGAGGTCTTCCTTCTTGGTCCGTCCTCTCCCCTCATCCACTGCGTTGGCCCTGCCTTCCTGCTTGGCTCTGGAACTCACCGGTTCCTTGGCCCCCGGcctcatcctcctcatcctcGTGCCTGACCTCAAGCTCCGCCGCCACACTTCCCTGGCCTTCTTGGCCGCCCTGCGACGCGCGCAGTACCTGCGTGGGCTCCGCGTCCCAGGAGAGGTCCTCTTCGGCGAGCGGACGCCCTCCTCCAACCTCGGGCGACCCGGCCTTCTCTTCAGCTTCGGAATCTTCCAGACCCTGAAACAGCCGGCAGCATCGCTGCCGCTGACCCGGAGGAGGGTGCCCTTCACCTCAGACCTGGACCCTTCGCCCGAGTGGCGGCCGCACCTCCTGCGCACTTCGTAGCCGGCATTTCCGAGCTCCTTCTTGAGAGTGGCCAGGGTCAGGCCCTTGTGCGAGGCGATGGCTCGGAGCAGCAGCTGGGACACTTTGAGCACGGAGCGCGGGCTCCGCCTCTGCGGTCCCCCGAGCCCTTTTTCCGTGGACTGCTGGGTTTTCATTTCAGCACTTTGGGATTCTCCCGCGGGCTCGGCCCCTTCGGCCATGGCCCGGCTCCCGCTCCTGCGGGGCCGCTGGCTGTGGACCTCGCTCACCGAGGTGTGAGCTGAGGCTGAGGCTGGCTGGGCCACGTCACAAAGGCAGGTCCTGGTAAGAGGGTGGCAGATCCCACCCAGGTAGGGGGTCTTCCTTACTGTGAATAACCCAATCACACGCCACCTCCTTCTAGGTCTAAACCAATCCGGATTTTCAGAGCCTATGCAGACCTAATAAGTCACCGTTATAATCTCCAGGGTTTTGGTTCCTGCTCTTACGTTCACACTTCTCATTGATCTTGATCTCAGTCGCTTTCTGAAGGTCACTATTTTTTCTGTGGCCCTGCCCACATTCCCCTAAAGTGAGAGAAGTTGCTCCCAACCATCCACAAGTaatataatgcttttaaaaagtagatgtGGTAGTCTATAAAACACAACCCAACCAAGAAACTCCCACTTTTAGGTCCCACCAGATAGCTGTATGCAGTCATATCTCCCTGACTCTCTGCAAGTTGGATTTTGTGCAAGACTACGAAACAAAGGAAGAAGCTACTGTGGTTTCTCTATCCTAAACATAATTCCCACACCTGGAAAGTTCAGATGCTTCATTCAATCGGATTGGAACAATCCAGATTCCGAATAGCCTAAGAACACTGATCTAATCATTATTCTCTGAACAGACTTTGTGCTTTTCTGCTTCTTGTCCTCTTCTTGGATTGCCCATCCCCTCTCTATCCAGATAAATCCTGCTTATCTTTCAAAGTCCTGCTAAAGGTTTCC contains:
- the LOC130833638 gene encoding testis-specific H1 histone — encoded protein: MAEGAEPAGESQSAEMKTQQSTEKGLGGPQRRSPRSVLKVSQLLLRAIASHKGLTLATLKKELGNAGYEVRRRCGRHSGEGSRSEVKGTLLRVSGSDAAGCFRVWKIPKLKRRPGRPRLEEGVRSPKRTSPGTRSPRRYCARRRAAKKAREVWRRSLRSGTRMRRMRPGAKEPVSSRAKQEGRANAVDEGRGRTKKEDLRPRTRDEKRPSSKPREEKKQDSEKPVKRTIQKPTSVKTDRPSNGQGKTYDTRAARTKTCVKSEGPQAAVGNP